The Candidatus Binatia bacterium genome includes a region encoding these proteins:
- a CDS encoding SIR2 family protein, whose protein sequence is MLTVIFGAGASYDSAASYPPGTTPGSDARLPLADQLFDDREHFANAMQRFPDCSPIVTFLRHRNQDLPVERVLEHLQAGAKKHSQGQREIVAVLYYLQAMIWECQKRWENIHKGVTNYKALLYLIRQLRNYSTPVSLVTFNYDTMLEDALATVETTIESMSDYVHSSDYKVFKIHGSINWGRVLGDVPPLREIHTLQDNQIPAEVIRLAPQIIVGRLITDQFTNQHQLTVRKYSGKALFPAIAIPVENKLDFECPPEHIETLKKCLPQTRKLLVIGWRATDAPFVELLSKNLPDHILVQTVCGSEIEGKKVGERLRDAGINHGGIFTAYNHGFSSFVCTAEARKFLGMGIE, encoded by the coding sequence ATGCTCACCGTAATATTCGGCGCTGGAGCATCTTACGATTCAGCGGCTTCCTATCCTCCGGGAACTACGCCGGGGAGTGACGCACGACTTCCGCTAGCTGATCAGCTTTTCGACGACAGAGAACACTTTGCTAATGCGATGCAACGATTCCCTGATTGTTCGCCGATAGTGACTTTTCTGCGGCACCGAAATCAGGACCTCCCAGTTGAACGTGTGCTCGAACATCTACAAGCAGGCGCTAAAAAACACAGTCAAGGACAACGTGAGATCGTTGCAGTTCTCTACTATCTCCAAGCAATGATTTGGGAGTGTCAAAAGCGGTGGGAGAATATTCACAAGGGAGTGACAAATTACAAAGCGCTTCTGTATCTGATTAGGCAGCTGCGTAACTATTCTACGCCGGTCTCACTCGTAACATTCAATTACGACACTATGCTTGAAGACGCCCTTGCCACTGTTGAAACCACAATTGAATCTATGTCGGACTACGTTCATTCAAGCGACTACAAGGTTTTCAAAATACATGGTTCGATAAACTGGGGTAGGGTACTTGGAGACGTTCCGCCTCTCAGGGAAATACATACGCTACAAGATAATCAGATCCCAGCCGAAGTAATACGCTTAGCGCCTCAAATCATCGTCGGCCGACTTATTACCGACCAATTTACAAATCAACATCAACTTACTGTACGAAAATATAGCGGTAAGGCTCTATTCCCCGCGATAGCAATTCCCGTTGAGAACAAACTTGATTTTGAATGTCCGCCCGAGCACATAGAGACGCTCAAAAAGTGTTTGCCTCAAACAAGGAAACTTTTGGTGATCGGCTGGCGCGCAACAGATGCTCCTTTCGTCGAACTGCTTTCTAAGAACCTTCCGGATCACATCCTCGTGCAAACCGTCTGCGGAAGCGAAATAGAAGGAAAAAAGGTGGGCGAGAGGCTACGAGACGCGGGAATCAATCATGGGGGAATTTTCACAGCTTACAACCATGGGTTTTCTAGCTTTGTTTGCACAGCCGAAGCCCGTAAGTTTCTTGGCATGGGCATCGAGTAA
- a CDS encoding DUF4926 domain-containing protein gives MTTPIKLLDVVALTVDLPEYKLWRGQVGTVVEILDGGKAFEVEFSDRDGRTYESVGLRPDQIMVLHYEPLTAPPSSAQEPA, from the coding sequence ATGACAACTCCAATCAAACTCCTTGATGTTGTGGCGCTTACGGTAGACCTCCCTGAATACAAACTCTGGCGCGGCCAGGTGGGTACAGTGGTCGAAATTCTGGACGGCGGTAAGGCTTTCGAAGTCGAATTCAGCGATCGCGACGGACGCACGTACGAGTCCGTCGGCTTACGGCCCGACCAAATCATGGTGTTGCACTATGAGCCCCTGACCGCCCCGCCATCCTCAGCCCAGGAGCCAGCATAG
- a CDS encoding glycosyltransferase family A protein → MLVFVIPLKSRRVSRSWDYVSLLFERCLKSVCNQTSPAFRVIVVCHEMPLIEFSHPSVTYEGVDFPVPDSNHHPSLNQDKYRKRARGFLLARQFEPSHVMQVDADDCVSNRLAEFVVGNPQAHGWFFDSGYFYRDGARRIYLKKHGFHHWCGTSHIIRRDLLNLPEKEDIDDSDLPSLSPSRARKSLLPLPFPGAVYVDTKHGEGNRSRRDRFSDLKQNPRVFLSRAKKQFVQLFRSELLTEALTAEFGLYPLPVSTKSNVVGDAAKNLSSAKKQQ, encoded by the coding sequence ATGCTGGTCTTCGTCATACCGCTGAAAAGCCGCCGCGTTTCCAGGTCGTGGGACTATGTGAGCCTGCTCTTTGAGAGGTGTCTCAAATCGGTCTGCAATCAAACATCGCCGGCGTTTAGAGTCATCGTGGTTTGTCACGAAATGCCATTGATCGAGTTCAGCCATCCGTCAGTCACTTACGAGGGCGTCGATTTTCCCGTCCCTGATTCCAATCACCATCCGTCTCTGAATCAGGACAAATACCGCAAGCGCGCCAGAGGATTCCTCCTTGCCCGCCAATTTGAACCGTCGCATGTCATGCAAGTCGATGCCGACGATTGTGTCAGCAACCGGCTCGCTGAATTCGTCGTGGGAAATCCTCAGGCTCACGGATGGTTTTTCGATAGCGGCTATTTCTATCGCGACGGCGCGCGGCGCATCTATCTCAAAAAACACGGATTCCACCACTGGTGCGGGACGAGCCACATCATCAGGCGCGATCTTTTGAATCTGCCTGAGAAAGAGGACATTGATGATTCGGACCTCCCTTCGCTAAGTCCTTCGCGAGCGAGAAAGTCACTGCTCCCTCTGCCCTTTCCTGGCGCCGTTTATGTCGACACAAAGCATGGCGAAGGCAATCGCAGCAGGAGAGATCGTTTTTCGGATCTGAAACAAAACCCCAGGGTTTTCCTCAGCCGGGCGAAAAAACAGTTCGTCCAACTATTCAGGTCAGAGCTGTTAACCGAAGCGCTCACGGCAGAATTCGGCCTTTATCCGCTCCCTGTCTCGACGAAAAGCAATGTCGTGGGTGACGCCGCCAAAAATTTATCTTCCGCGAAGAAACAACAGTAA
- a CDS encoding cupin domain-containing protein yields the protein MSKMDELNRQLEENNLLGYWNIVRGRGDDYEPKSSFEPCVWKWQDVARGLDKAGETLDLEDSFRRFIGFSTPALKGNTTHTLLLGAQLVKPGEIAKAHHHTMGAIRFVIRGGGAETTINGEPFPMYPGDLVTTPSWTWHDHYNGSEEPIIWLDGADGPFLRYLQQGFGGRFEKDQQPHSRAADSSSYELSPVRPSWIRSDSLQPPPYRYRWEDTEKALSALGEKPGDPCDGILLRYVNPVNGGPTLPTLSCEMQMLRPGEETKEHRHTSSAIYHVFRGKGFTMIDGERREWETGDSFTVPLWRWHFHGNSGREPALLFGMNDRPILDAFGFHREEAR from the coding sequence ATGAGCAAGATGGATGAATTAAACCGCCAGCTCGAAGAAAATAATCTGCTCGGTTACTGGAACATCGTGCGTGGCCGGGGCGACGACTACGAGCCGAAATCTTCCTTCGAGCCCTGCGTGTGGAAATGGCAGGACGTTGCGCGCGGATTGGACAAGGCCGGTGAGACTCTGGACCTGGAAGATTCTTTCCGGCGCTTCATCGGCTTCTCCACGCCGGCGCTTAAAGGCAACACGACGCATACGCTCTTGCTCGGCGCGCAGCTCGTCAAGCCCGGAGAGATCGCCAAAGCGCATCACCACACGATGGGCGCGATCCGCTTCGTCATCCGCGGCGGCGGCGCCGAAACCACGATCAACGGCGAGCCGTTTCCGATGTATCCCGGCGACCTCGTCACGACGCCGAGCTGGACTTGGCACGATCACTATAACGGCTCCGAGGAGCCGATTATCTGGCTCGACGGCGCCGACGGCCCGTTCTTGAGATATCTCCAGCAGGGCTTCGGCGGGAGGTTCGAGAAGGATCAACAGCCTCACTCCCGCGCCGCGGATTCCTCTTCTTATGAATTGTCTCCCGTGCGTCCGAGCTGGATTCGCAGCGACTCTTTACAGCCGCCGCCCTATCGCTATCGCTGGGAGGATACCGAAAAGGCATTGAGCGCCCTCGGCGAAAAGCCGGGCGATCCCTGTGACGGAATTCTTCTGCGCTACGTGAATCCGGTGAATGGCGGCCCGACGTTGCCGACTCTTTCCTGCGAGATGCAGATGCTGCGCCCCGGCGAGGAGACCAAAGAGCACCGGCACACGAGCAGCGCGATCTATCACGTGTTCAGAGGCAAAGGCTTCACGATGATCGACGGAGAGCGGCGTGAGTGGGAGACCGGAGATTCCTTCACGGTGCCGCTCTGGCGCTGGCATTTCCACGGCAACAGCGGGCGCGAGCCGGCGCTCTTGTTCGGCATGAACGACAGGCCGATCCTCGACGCCTTCGGCTTCCATCGCGAAGAGGCGAGGTGA